The window GAATTTACTTCGAGTTCATTTCGTCCTATTTTCTGGACTGCGCTTTTTCTCCTAATAAATTATATTATTCTTTCCCGAGGTGTACATAACGGGATCGAAAAAGCATCGAATATACTAATGCCGTTATTATTTGTTTTGTTGATTATATTCGGGATCAGGTCGTTATTCCTTTCGGGTACTGCCGAGGGATTGTCTTTTATGTTCCATCCCGATTTTTCAAAAATCGATTCAGGTGTTGTTCTCAGGGCGATGGGGCAGGCGTTTTTCTCTTTAAGTTTGGGGATGGGTACGCTTATAACTTATTCTTCGTATTTTTCAGAGAATACATCTTTGCCTAAAACGGCAGTGACTGTAGCTTCACTCGATACGGTGGTGGCTGTGTTGGCTGGTATCGTTATATTCCCGGCTGTTTTTTCTTTTGGTATCAGTCCTTCTCAAGGGCCCGAACTTATATTTATTACTCTACCTAATGTTTTCCAGCACATGCCGGGAGCTTATTTCTGGTCGATATTATTTTTTATTCTCATTACGGTTGCGGCTCTTACTTCTACGATCTCGCTTTGTGAAGTCGCTATTGCTTTTTTATGTGAAGAGTTCGGCTTTATCCGAAGCAGAGCTACCCAGTTATTGGTTTTTATATGTTTTGTAATGAGTATTCTCTGTTCTCTTTCTTTTGGGGCGCTTTCCGATGTGAAGATATTCGGGTTCACAATTTTCGATTTTTGCGATTTTCTGGCTTCCAATATTCTTTTGCCTTTAGGCGGTATGCTCATATCTATATATGTAGGCTGGAAACTCGATCGTAAATTTGTACGGAACGAACTGAACAATCACGGTAAAATAAACGATTGGTATTTTCCGGCTTTAATGATTTGTCTTAAGTATATTGCTCCAGTTGCCATATTTATTATTTTCCTTTCGGGGTTAGGATTATTCAAATGAATAAATTTT is drawn from Coprobacter tertius and contains these coding sequences:
- a CDS encoding sodium-dependent transporter — encoded protein: MTKRATFATRLGVIAATAGSSVGLGNIWRFPYETGQNGGAAFLLVYCICVIVLGLPVMLAEFTIGRSAKANATRTFMKLSPGSYWFIVGFLGIFAAVFIMGFYSVIAGWTLEYVWQSISFGLTGKDPAFFQSAFVEFTSSSFRPIFWTALFLLINYIILSRGVHNGIEKASNILMPLLFVLLIIFGIRSLFLSGTAEGLSFMFHPDFSKIDSGVVLRAMGQAFFSLSLGMGTLITYSSYFSENTSLPKTAVTVASLDTVVAVLAGIVIFPAVFSFGISPSQGPELIFITLPNVFQHMPGAYFWSILFFILITVAALTSTISLCEVAIAFLCEEFGFIRSRATQLLVFICFVMSILCSLSFGALSDVKIFGFTIFDFCDFLASNILLPLGGMLISIYVGWKLDRKFVRNELNNHGKINDWYFPALMICLKYIAPVAIFIIFLSGLGLFK